One window from the genome of Micromonospora aurantiaca ATCC 27029 encodes:
- a CDS encoding Hsp70 family protein, with product MAGQQDGFALGVDLGTSNTVAVLRWPDGRTRPVLVDGHPILPSGVYADADGHLHVGRDAQRLAQADPAGYEPNPKRRVDEETVELGGRAYRPAELLAATLRAVADAAVAAVGMLPPAVVTHPAAWTPARRQVLHDALELAGWPAAAEHTLAGPIAPGTRLLREPVAAARYFTQVLRRPVPVGGAVAVFDFGGGTLDVAVLRNEGADPWGDSGFQLVATGGIPDLGGLDLDAALLGRLGELVGPAHPGEWARLTDATTTAERRDRQQLWDNVRGAKEMLSRAMVAPVAVPGVEAAVPLSREDFERLAAPLLARAVTETREVTAAAGLRPEQLSGLFLVGGSTRVPLVARLLHAELGIAPTVLEQPEMPVAEGALTDLPLPRRSGRPGVPVQAAPAPPAPAQPESTRPAPPAGGTDAGTASAATVPAGATRPNPTAPLGGPDAASAGPHGTLVADGPVPQTAATRYDGTPGPVPPQPTRYDGMPAAHGPVPPHPAAGYGVPGPSAPPPGGWQPGVPGAPFSPAPGGVRPGGGRPRRGRWIALGAGLVVVAVAASVLLWVFRDRHPALDFHTAELVKTVSAGDARPDQMFTATLGERAYLARSLPDDHLHVTAVEAATGKTVWERRTDATAQRWAGIRALPDGLLVLGDATGSDTPRVLAVLDEDSGDQRWRTDVGRDDTLYLGPDTIVRLDRAGERLVGLRLDDGRQRWERPNPRTEYGDARTKVVPVGTGAALDGPGNAEGSPLAPWAGKADRLVQVGADRSLRVVDMRSGKILKDRGNVAGLDDPVAARDDRLYVAENERGLRLLAYDLGGLGTPGVLYEAPEQGGRVKDLVTCGERRVCLLETPGSGADDTRVVAATEGEGTRQWPAPRAESLVPVGEHVLAGRDSPDAVTLFAPDGTAVLRDRDGTAVRLDAGNLLIFSEAPSAYEDDRVLAGTAVDGKPVEMGQLKQIRSESCSWNTEMLVCGAEKEFRLYRFAG from the coding sequence ATGGCAGGCCAGCAGGACGGTTTCGCCCTCGGCGTGGACCTCGGCACCTCGAACACGGTGGCGGTGCTGCGCTGGCCGGACGGGCGGACCCGGCCGGTGCTCGTCGACGGCCACCCGATCCTGCCGTCCGGCGTGTACGCCGACGCGGACGGTCACCTGCACGTCGGGCGGGACGCGCAGCGCCTCGCCCAGGCCGACCCGGCCGGCTACGAGCCGAACCCGAAGCGCCGGGTCGACGAGGAGACGGTGGAGCTGGGCGGGCGGGCGTACCGGCCGGCGGAGCTGCTGGCCGCGACGCTGCGCGCGGTTGCGGACGCAGCGGTGGCGGCGGTCGGGATGCTGCCCCCGGCGGTGGTCACCCACCCGGCGGCCTGGACGCCGGCCCGCCGTCAGGTGCTGCACGACGCGCTGGAACTCGCCGGCTGGCCGGCGGCGGCCGAGCACACGCTGGCCGGGCCGATCGCGCCCGGCACCCGTCTGCTGCGTGAGCCGGTGGCCGCGGCGCGCTACTTCACGCAGGTGCTGCGCCGGCCGGTGCCGGTGGGCGGTGCGGTGGCGGTGTTCGACTTCGGCGGCGGCACGCTCGACGTGGCGGTGCTGCGCAACGAGGGCGCCGATCCGTGGGGAGACTCCGGCTTCCAGCTGGTCGCCACCGGCGGGATCCCCGACCTCGGCGGTCTCGACCTGGACGCGGCCCTGCTCGGGCGGCTCGGCGAGCTGGTCGGCCCGGCCCATCCGGGCGAGTGGGCCCGGCTGACCGACGCGACGACCACCGCCGAGCGGCGGGACCGCCAGCAGTTGTGGGACAACGTGCGCGGCGCGAAGGAGATGCTGTCCCGGGCCATGGTGGCGCCGGTCGCCGTACCGGGGGTCGAGGCGGCGGTGCCGCTGTCCCGGGAGGACTTCGAACGCCTGGCCGCGCCGCTGCTGGCCCGGGCCGTGACGGAGACTCGCGAGGTGACCGCCGCCGCCGGGCTGCGTCCGGAGCAGCTATCCGGTCTGTTCCTGGTCGGCGGGTCGACCCGGGTGCCGCTGGTGGCCCGGCTGCTGCACGCCGAGCTGGGCATCGCGCCGACGGTGCTGGAGCAGCCGGAGATGCCTGTCGCCGAGGGCGCGCTCACCGACCTGCCGCTGCCCCGGCGGTCCGGCCGTCCCGGCGTGCCGGTCCAGGCCGCGCCGGCACCACCCGCGCCGGCCCAGCCCGAATCGACACGGCCCGCGCCGCCCGCGGGCGGGACCGACGCCGGCACGGCGAGCGCCGCCACGGTCCCGGCCGGTGCGACGAGGCCGAACCCGACCGCGCCGCTCGGCGGTCCGGACGCGGCGTCCGCCGGACCGCACGGCACGCTGGTCGCCGACGGCCCCGTCCCGCAGACGGCCGCCACGAGGTACGACGGCACACCGGGCCCGGTTCCGCCACAGCCCACGAGGTACGACGGCATGCCGGCCGCCCACGGTCCGGTTCCGCCGCACCCGGCCGCGGGCTACGGCGTACCCGGACCGTCCGCTCCCCCGCCCGGCGGCTGGCAGCCCGGCGTACCCGGAGCGCCCTTCTCCCCCGCGCCGGGCGGTGTCCGGCCCGGCGGCGGCCGGCCACGGCGCGGCCGGTGGATCGCGCTCGGCGCCGGCCTCGTGGTCGTCGCCGTGGCGGCGTCGGTGCTGCTCTGGGTGTTCCGGGACCGGCACCCGGCGCTGGACTTCCACACCGCGGAGCTGGTGAAGACTGTGTCCGCCGGTGACGCGCGGCCGGACCAGATGTTCACCGCGACGCTCGGGGAACGCGCCTACCTGGCCCGTTCGCTGCCCGACGACCACCTCCACGTGACTGCCGTCGAGGCGGCCACCGGCAAGACGGTCTGGGAGAGGCGGACCGACGCGACAGCGCAGCGGTGGGCGGGGATCCGGGCGCTGCCCGACGGGCTGCTCGTCCTCGGCGATGCCACCGGAAGTGACACCCCCCGCGTGCTCGCGGTGCTCGACGAGGACTCCGGCGACCAGCGCTGGCGGACCGACGTCGGTCGCGACGACACCCTGTACCTCGGGCCCGACACGATCGTCCGGCTGGACCGCGCCGGTGAACGCCTGGTCGGGCTGCGGCTGGACGACGGCCGGCAGCGGTGGGAGCGGCCCAACCCGCGCACCGAGTACGGCGACGCGCGCACGAAGGTGGTACCGGTCGGCACCGGCGCGGCGCTGGACGGGCCCGGCAACGCCGAGGGCTCGCCGCTCGCCCCGTGGGCGGGGAAGGCGGACCGGCTCGTGCAGGTCGGCGCGGACCGGTCGCTCCGGGTCGTCGACATGCGCAGCGGGAAGATCCTCAAGGACCGGGGCAACGTCGCCGGGCTCGACGATCCGGTGGCCGCCCGCGACGACCGGCTGTACGTGGCGGAGAACGAGCGCGGCCTGCGGCTGCTCGCCTACGACCTGGGCGGTCTCGGCACGCCGGGCGTGCTGTACGAGGCGCCGGAACAGGGCGGCCGGGTGAAGGATCTCGTCACCTGCGGGGAGCGCCGCGTGTGCCTGCTGGAGACGCCCGGCAGCGGCGCCGACGACACCCGGGTGGTGGCGGCGACCGAGGGTGAGGGCACCCGGCAGTGGCCGGCGCCGCGCGCCGAGTCGCTGGTGCCGGTCGGTGAGCACGTGCTGGCCGGGCGGGACTCGCCGGACGCGGTGACGCTGTTCGCGCCGGACGGCACGGCGGTGCTGCGTGACCGGGACGGGACGGCGGTCCGGTTGGACGCCGGCAACCTGCTGATCTTCTCCGAGGCGCCGAGCGCGTACGAGGACGACCGGGTCCTCGCCGGGACGGCGGTGGACGGCAAGCCGGTCGAGATGGGGCAGCTCAAGCAGATCCGCAGCGAGTCCTGCTCGTGGAACACCGAGATGCTCGTGTGCGGCGCGGAGAAGGAGTTCCGGTTGTACCGGTTCGCCGGCTGA
- a CDS encoding M14 family zinc carboxypeptidase — MIVRRRWTALATTSILIAAALAHPGPGAAAPPSPAITLAPTETALVRVRLADRAQLDRLVAGGADLANRPRSRDGEWTADLVLTGRQLADLTRQGATAVQVVQRADDGARHLAESRRAARERTRAGLHTSGAAAVDTLQFLQAYWWTTGGRTFLQAQVATTATDDPDVEITVSWRTADGATGSFPLYRFEDSGEYQYHYALPQPVPSRPVQLTATSTLGGTSRPVTPSLWPNATPPPQPTGYQKDFIDAYLTPVDIKARIARLGRQYRDLVDVIDLPNKTQGYRRTAAAYLGDPAAAAVVVESIRFGDQGMNGVQVRTVDPGRPNRPLNMRYRDRVLTISLATDGAGKVTSTTDDVAALINAPRGARFRATVEDGSAGLPMPVTGPVRLDDGLQGTEVPSRPWTVQALRIGKHRDGSRIGVLAYSQEHAREWATPLVTLEFAERLLANARTDAATRKLLEQVDVFVIPTVNPDGANYSFHDYNFQRKNLVNHCTGASRDPKNRTMWGVDVNRNYTVGSLFDGYVGASANCLSGNYAGTAELSEPESRNVIDLAKAHPNIKFAMNVHSYGGYFMWPPGAYKADGRVTLPRPSIDESTLFLGSARRIVGAIAAERGTVTWPSQTGPVADVLYSAAGNSADQLYYELGIFAWDFEVGNDRWNETTGQWDGVGFQPPFDEAHAEAQEYAGGLVELVRVARDYAADNPVRR, encoded by the coding sequence GTGATCGTCCGACGACGGTGGACCGCACTCGCCACCACCAGCATCCTGATCGCCGCGGCGCTGGCCCATCCCGGGCCGGGCGCCGCCGCACCGCCCTCCCCCGCGATCACGCTCGCCCCCACCGAGACCGCGCTGGTCCGCGTGCGGCTCGCCGACCGGGCGCAGCTCGACCGCCTGGTGGCCGGCGGCGCCGACCTGGCCAACCGTCCCCGCTCGCGCGACGGCGAGTGGACCGCCGACCTGGTCCTCACCGGACGGCAGCTCGCCGACCTCACCCGGCAGGGGGCCACGGCCGTGCAGGTGGTGCAGCGCGCCGACGACGGGGCCCGGCACCTGGCCGAGAGCCGCCGCGCCGCGCGGGAGCGCACCCGCGCCGGGCTGCATACGAGCGGCGCCGCCGCTGTCGACACGCTCCAGTTCCTCCAGGCGTACTGGTGGACCACCGGCGGCCGGACGTTCCTCCAGGCCCAGGTCGCCACCACCGCCACCGACGACCCGGACGTGGAGATCACTGTGAGCTGGCGGACGGCCGACGGTGCCACCGGCTCGTTCCCGCTGTACCGCTTCGAGGACTCGGGCGAGTACCAGTACCACTACGCGCTGCCGCAGCCGGTGCCGAGCCGTCCGGTGCAGCTCACTGCCACCTCCACGCTGGGCGGCACGAGCCGGCCGGTGACGCCGTCGCTCTGGCCGAACGCGACCCCGCCGCCGCAGCCGACCGGCTATCAGAAGGACTTCATCGACGCCTACCTGACGCCCGTCGACATCAAGGCGCGCATCGCCCGGCTCGGCCGCCAGTACCGCGACCTGGTCGACGTGATCGACCTGCCGAACAAGACCCAGGGATACCGCCGGACCGCCGCCGCCTACCTGGGCGACCCGGCGGCCGCCGCCGTGGTGGTGGAGTCGATCCGCTTCGGCGACCAGGGCATGAACGGCGTGCAGGTACGCACCGTCGACCCGGGCCGGCCGAACCGGCCGCTGAACATGCGCTACCGGGACCGGGTGCTGACCATCTCGCTGGCCACCGACGGCGCGGGCAAGGTCACGAGCACCACCGACGACGTCGCCGCCCTGATCAACGCCCCGCGGGGCGCCCGCTTCCGGGCCACTGTGGAGGACGGCTCGGCGGGGCTGCCGATGCCGGTCACCGGGCCGGTACGCCTCGACGACGGCTTGCAGGGCACCGAGGTGCCGTCCCGGCCCTGGACGGTGCAGGCGCTGCGCATCGGCAAGCACCGCGACGGCTCCCGGATCGGCGTGCTGGCGTACTCGCAGGAGCACGCCCGCGAGTGGGCGACCCCGCTCGTCACGCTGGAGTTCGCCGAGCGGCTGCTGGCGAACGCGCGTACCGACGCGGCGACCCGCAAGCTGCTGGAGCAGGTGGACGTGTTCGTCATCCCGACTGTGAACCCGGACGGCGCGAACTACTCGTTCCACGACTACAACTTCCAGCGCAAGAACCTGGTCAACCACTGCACCGGCGCCTCCCGTGACCCGAAGAACCGCACCATGTGGGGCGTCGACGTCAACCGCAACTACACGGTCGGATCCCTGTTCGACGGGTACGTGGGCGCCAGCGCCAACTGCCTGTCCGGCAACTACGCGGGCACGGCGGAGCTGTCCGAGCCGGAGAGCCGCAACGTGATCGACCTGGCCAAGGCCCACCCGAACATCAAGTTCGCGATGAACGTGCACTCGTACGGCGGCTACTTCATGTGGCCGCCCGGGGCGTACAAGGCCGACGGGCGGGTGACGCTGCCGCGCCCGTCGATCGACGAGTCGACGCTGTTCCTGGGCAGCGCCCGGCGCATCGTGGGCGCGATCGCGGCCGAGCGCGGCACCGTCACCTGGCCGTCGCAGACCGGCCCGGTCGCCGACGTGCTCTACTCGGCGGCCGGCAACTCGGCCGACCAGCTCTACTACGAGCTGGGCATCTTCGCCTGGGACTTCGAGGTCGGGAACGACAGGTGGAACGAGACCACCGGTCAGTGGGACGGCGTCGGCTTCCAGCCGCCGTTCGACGAGGCGCACGCCGAGGCGCAGGAGTACGCCGGCGGCCTGGTGGAACTGGTCCGCGTCGCCCGCGACTACGCCGCCGACAACCCGGTCCGGCGCTGA
- a CDS encoding GNAT family N-acetyltransferase, which yields MTDVVVSRAEDFDDIAALLALAFHGDLDPEVQALERPIFEPDRSLLVRDGGTAVAHAAAFSRDLAVPGADLPAAHVTMVAVAPTHRRRGLLTTLMRRQLRDVRDAGREPIAVLWASEGRIYPRFGYGSAAPRYVLSVDTTGLRLPAPAPAEGRLRLDRPDAHRDELARLYERVRTERPGWSRRDDRWWSYVLADLKAHRGGATERRVLLHEGAEGLDGYALYRTKDSSSATGPQAEVQVGEVVAATPEAYTALWRLLLSVDLTRRLSFPIAALDEPLLRLVDEPRQLSPQLADALWVRVVDVPAALAARRYATDVDVVIEVTDELLKENTGRWRLVGGRDGAQCTPTTAPARLACDVRALGELYLGGANPYALAAAGRVRELIPHTLAALTPAFTWHRTPSPMEVF from the coding sequence GTGACTGACGTGGTGGTATCCCGGGCCGAGGACTTCGACGACATCGCGGCGCTGCTGGCGCTGGCCTTCCACGGCGATCTCGACCCCGAGGTGCAGGCGCTCGAACGCCCGATCTTCGAGCCGGACCGGTCGCTGCTGGTCCGCGACGGCGGCACGGCGGTGGCGCACGCCGCCGCGTTCAGCCGCGACCTCGCGGTGCCCGGCGCGGACCTGCCGGCCGCGCACGTGACGATGGTCGCGGTCGCGCCGACGCACCGGCGGCGCGGCCTGCTCACCACACTGATGCGGCGCCAGCTGCGGGACGTCCGCGACGCCGGCCGCGAGCCGATCGCGGTGCTCTGGGCCAGCGAGGGCCGCATCTACCCCCGCTTCGGCTACGGGTCCGCGGCCCCGCGCTACGTGCTGTCGGTGGACACCACCGGCCTGCGGTTGCCCGCACCGGCGCCCGCCGAGGGCAGGCTGCGACTGGACCGTCCGGACGCGCACCGCGACGAGCTGGCCCGGCTGTACGAGCGGGTCCGCACCGAGCGTCCCGGCTGGTCCCGGCGCGACGACCGCTGGTGGTCGTACGTCCTGGCGGACCTCAAGGCGCACCGGGGCGGCGCCACCGAGCGCCGGGTGCTGCTGCACGAGGGCGCCGAGGGCCTCGACGGGTACGCGCTCTACCGGACGAAGGACAGCTCGTCGGCCACCGGGCCGCAGGCCGAGGTGCAGGTCGGCGAGGTGGTGGCGGCGACGCCCGAGGCGTACACGGCGCTGTGGCGGCTGCTGCTCTCGGTCGACCTGACCCGCCGGCTGTCGTTCCCGATCGCGGCCCTGGACGAGCCGTTGCTGCGGCTGGTGGACGAGCCCCGCCAGCTCTCCCCGCAGCTCGCCGACGCGCTCTGGGTACGGGTGGTGGACGTGCCGGCCGCGCTCGCCGCCCGGCGCTACGCCACGGACGTCGACGTGGTGATCGAGGTCACCGACGAGCTGCTGAAGGAGAACACCGGCCGCTGGCGGCTGGTCGGCGGACGCGACGGCGCGCAGTGCACGCCCACCACCGCCCCGGCCCGACTGGCGTGTGACGTACGCGCTCTCGGCGAGCTGTACCTCGGCGGCGCGAACCCGTACGCGCTGGCCGCCGCCGGCCGCGTCCGGGAGCTGATCCCGCACACGCTGGCCGCGCTGACACCCGCCTTCACCTGGCACCGCACCCCCTCCCCCATGGAGGTCTTCTAG
- a CDS encoding propionyl-CoA synthetase → MGAYRSAYERSIADPAGFWRDAAADIDWVIPPERILDDSAAPLYRWFPDGVLNTCHNALDRHVAAGRGDQPAVIHDSPVTGTVRTLTYAELLAETARFAGALRRLGVGRGDRVLLYLAMVPEAVIAMLACARIGAVHSVVFGGFAAHELAVRIDDARPKVVVATSCGIEADRVVPYHPILAAALDEAAHAPERCVVVQRPQEPAPLVPGRDLTWAEVMADAEPAPCEPVAATDPLYVLYTSGTTGRPKGVVRDNGGHAVALRWSMRNVYGIEPGEVFWAASDVGWVVGHSYIVYAPLLTGATTVLYEGKPVGTPDAGAFWRVAAEHRVAALFTAPTAIRAIRRQDPDGSHISRYDLSALRTLFLAGERLDPDTWAWAGERLGVPVVDNWWQTETGWPVAANPRGLEPLPIKPGSPSVPVPGYDVRVVDGAGRDVPPGTDGSIVIRLPLPPGCLPTLWGDDERFVRSYLSTFPGHYLTGDGGRFDEDGYLYVMGRTDDVINVAGHRLSTGAMEEVLATHPAVAECAVIGVADALKGQVPSGYVVLKAGADVDPDALAAELVALVRQRIGPVAAFRRVTVVPALPKTRSGKILRRTMRGLVEGRDEPVPATIDDPGALAVFRDLGTAD, encoded by the coding sequence ATGGGCGCGTATCGATCAGCGTACGAGCGGAGCATCGCCGACCCGGCCGGCTTCTGGCGGGACGCGGCGGCCGACATCGACTGGGTCATCCCGCCGGAGCGCATCCTCGACGACTCGGCGGCGCCGCTGTACCGCTGGTTCCCCGACGGGGTGCTGAACACCTGCCACAACGCGCTGGACCGGCACGTCGCCGCCGGGCGTGGCGACCAGCCCGCGGTGATCCACGACAGCCCGGTGACCGGCACGGTACGTACCCTCACCTACGCCGAACTGCTCGCCGAGACGGCCCGGTTCGCCGGTGCGCTGCGCCGTCTCGGCGTCGGCCGGGGCGACCGGGTGCTGCTCTACCTGGCGATGGTCCCGGAGGCGGTGATCGCCATGCTGGCCTGCGCCCGGATCGGCGCGGTGCACTCGGTGGTCTTCGGCGGCTTCGCCGCGCACGAGCTGGCCGTCCGGATCGACGACGCGCGGCCGAAGGTGGTGGTGGCGACCTCCTGCGGCATCGAGGCCGACCGGGTGGTGCCGTACCACCCGATCCTCGCCGCCGCGCTCGACGAGGCCGCGCACGCGCCGGAGCGCTGCGTGGTGGTGCAGCGCCCGCAGGAGCCGGCCCCGCTGGTGCCCGGCCGCGACCTGACCTGGGCCGAGGTGATGGCGGACGCGGAACCGGCGCCGTGCGAGCCGGTGGCCGCCACCGACCCGCTCTACGTCCTCTACACCTCCGGCACCACGGGCCGTCCCAAGGGCGTGGTGCGGGACAACGGCGGGCACGCGGTGGCGCTGCGGTGGTCGATGCGCAACGTCTACGGCATCGAGCCGGGCGAGGTCTTCTGGGCCGCCTCGGACGTGGGCTGGGTGGTCGGCCACTCCTACATCGTGTACGCGCCGCTGCTCACCGGCGCGACCACCGTGCTCTACGAGGGCAAGCCGGTCGGCACTCCCGACGCCGGGGCGTTCTGGCGGGTCGCCGCCGAGCACCGGGTGGCCGCCCTGTTCACCGCGCCCACCGCGATCCGGGCGATCCGCCGGCAGGACCCGGACGGCAGCCACATCTCCCGGTACGACCTGAGTGCGCTGCGTACCCTCTTCCTCGCCGGTGAGCGGCTGGACCCGGACACCTGGGCCTGGGCGGGGGAGCGGCTCGGCGTACCGGTGGTCGACAACTGGTGGCAGACGGAGACCGGCTGGCCGGTGGCGGCCAACCCGCGCGGCCTGGAGCCGCTGCCGATCAAGCCGGGGTCGCCGTCGGTGCCGGTGCCCGGCTACGACGTGCGCGTGGTCGATGGTGCGGGCCGGGACGTGCCGCCCGGCACGGACGGCTCGATCGTGATCCGGCTGCCGCTGCCGCCCGGCTGTCTGCCCACGCTCTGGGGTGACGACGAGCGGTTCGTCCGCTCCTACCTGTCCACGTTCCCGGGTCACTACCTGACCGGCGACGGCGGCCGGTTCGACGAGGACGGCTACCTGTACGTGATGGGCCGCACCGACGACGTCATCAACGTGGCCGGGCACCGCCTGTCCACAGGCGCGATGGAGGAGGTTCTGGCGACGCACCCGGCGGTGGCCGAGTGCGCGGTGATCGGCGTCGCCGACGCGCTGAAGGGGCAGGTGCCCAGCGGGTACGTGGTGCTCAAGGCCGGCGCCGACGTGGACCCGGACGCGCTCGCCGCCGAGTTGGTCGCGCTGGTCCGGCAGCGGATCGGCCCGGTGGCTGCGTTCCGCCGGGTGACAGTGGTCCCGGCGCTGCCGAAGACCCGCTCCGGGAAGATCCTGCGCCGCACCATGCGGGGCCTGGTGGAGGGGCGCGACGAACCGGTCCCGGCGACCATCGACGACCCGGGCGCGCTCGCCGTGTTCCGCGACCTCGGCACCGCGGACTGA
- a CDS encoding MOSC domain-containing protein, with protein MRVISVNVGRPQPNPWKGIGATGIDKRPVDGRVAVTAPGPKGNGDVGLAGDRVYDVAHHGGTDQAVYAYAREDLDHWEAELGRPLADGSFGENLTTTGLDVNGALIGERWRIGPDLVLEVSCPRIPCGTFQGWLGERGWIKRFTEEVRPGAYLRVVTPGSVGAGDPVEVVHRPDHDVTVALVFRATTLETELLPRLLVADALPEEDMARIRRRLT; from the coding sequence ATGAGGGTGATCTCCGTCAACGTGGGCCGACCGCAACCGAACCCGTGGAAGGGGATCGGCGCCACCGGCATCGACAAGCGGCCCGTGGACGGCCGGGTCGCCGTCACCGCGCCCGGCCCCAAGGGCAACGGCGATGTCGGGCTCGCCGGTGACCGGGTCTACGACGTGGCCCACCACGGCGGCACCGACCAGGCGGTCTACGCGTACGCCCGGGAGGACCTGGACCACTGGGAGGCCGAGCTGGGCCGTCCGCTCGCCGACGGCAGCTTCGGCGAGAACCTGACCACCACCGGGCTGGACGTCAACGGCGCGCTGATCGGCGAGCGGTGGCGGATCGGGCCGGACCTGGTGCTGGAGGTCTCCTGCCCGCGCATCCCCTGCGGCACGTTCCAGGGGTGGCTGGGCGAACGCGGCTGGATCAAGCGGTTCACCGAGGAGGTACGGCCCGGGGCGTACCTGCGGGTGGTCACGCCGGGCAGCGTCGGCGCCGGAGACCCGGTCGAGGTCGTGCACCGGCCGGACCACGACGTGACTGTGGCGTTGGTGTTCCGGGCCACGACGCTGGAGACGGAGCTGCTGCCCCGGCTGCTGGTCGCCGACGCGCTCCCCGAGGAGGACATGGCGCGGATCCGCCGCCGCTTGACCTGA
- a CDS encoding nucleoside deaminase, translating into MTPDDEAFLRRAVELADRAGASGERPFASLLVGADGTVLIEDHNTVVSDKDVTAHPELKLARWAARQLAPEAAVATTMFTSCQPCPMCTVAINASGLGRVVYALSTEQFEQVKPATPAPRPVRYDGPALFDEARRPIEDHY; encoded by the coding sequence ATGACACCCGACGACGAGGCGTTCCTGCGCCGCGCCGTGGAACTCGCCGACCGGGCCGGCGCGTCCGGCGAGCGGCCGTTCGCGTCGCTGCTCGTCGGCGCGGACGGCACCGTCCTGATCGAGGACCACAACACTGTGGTCTCCGACAAGGACGTCACCGCCCACCCGGAGCTGAAGCTGGCCCGCTGGGCCGCCCGGCAGCTCGCCCCCGAGGCGGCCGTCGCCACCACCATGTTCACCAGTTGCCAGCCCTGCCCGATGTGCACAGTCGCGATCAACGCATCAGGCCTCGGCCGGGTCGTGTACGCGCTGTCCACCGAGCAGTTCGAGCAGGTCAAGCCTGCGACGCCCGCGCCGCGCCCGGTGCGGTACGACGGGCCGGCGCTGTTCGACGAGGCACGCCGGCCGATCGAGGACCACTACTAG